GTGATTCCATCGTGGCTTTTTTTGCGGCCGGCATGTCTCCGTCCGGCTCGGAAGATCCGTTGGGGTTGCGCCGCGCTGCGTATGGGTTGGTGCGGATACTCGCCGAAACGCCCCTCCGGTTGAATGTCAATTCCGTTGTGGATCAGGCGCTGCGGATCTTAGATGGACAAGGTGGTAAGGTGCGTGGCACCCCTCAAACCGGTTCAGATGTTGTGGCGTTCATTCTTGACCGGCTTCGGTTTTATGGCAGGCAACATCTGGGCTTACGGGAAGATATCATGGAAGCGGTCATCCATGTTTCCAATTCGATGGTCTGTGATATGGCTGATTTGGTCGCACGCATGCAGGCTTTGGAAGCCATGGTGCCTCAGCCGGATTTTGATCCGCTGATGATCGGATTTAAGCGGGCTCATCGAATTGTCGAAAAAGAACAATGGACGAACGCGCAGGCCCTGCCTGAACAGTTTGTGCATGAATCGGAGCGTCGGCTGTTTCAGGCCTTGGAAGTGGTGCAACAGCAAGTCCGCGATTCGGTGAATGACCGGAATTACGGGAAAGCCCTTCTTTCGTTGTTGGAACTCAAGAGCCCGATTGATGAGTTCTTCGGAGCGGTGATGGTCAATGATTCAGACCCACAGACGCGGGCTAATCGCCTTTCCTTATTAAAGGCGACGGATGACCTGTTTCTCACGGTTGCCGATCTGTCCTGTCTGCAACCGGCAAGTGGATAACCGTCGCTGGAAGAGGATTCCTGGACGCCCTCGTGAAAGCGAGACGGTCATGGGAAGGAACATCCGATGGGGGGTAGTACGGACGGGGGAGTGAGCCCAAAGATTTCACGACGCCTGAAACGCTTTACCCTGGTCGTGACGGTTGCCCTTATTATTGTCTGCAATGCCTTAATTCTGACCGGTCTTTGGGTGAGTGGTGTTGATTTGGAGAGCATCGTGTCAAAATCGGAACTCTTTGATCCGGAAAATGGGCATTGTGTTCAGGTCACGTGGTTAAAGGTTGCGGGTGTGGACGGGTTGGTCAAGGTCTGCTCCGAATGGCTTGATTTCTCCGATATCTCGGGTGAGACACATCGGTTGCCGAAAGGAAAACCCCTGGCCATGGGGCCGGATGGCAACCTGTATGTCCCAGGGAATCCGGCGGAGAATTACCGATTGATTGCGCTCATGATTTTTGCCATAGTTGTCATAATATCCGGCATGTGGACAAAGCAAATATTGATAGCTAAATATCAGGACCGTCTTCAATCTGTAAATCATCATTCAACCTGAATGCTTGTGTATCCAACCTTTGTTCTAACAACCAGCTCACATATTTATATTCATACACCACGCCTGTCTCAGGCGTCTCTGAAAAACAAGACTGTTGCTCGAGAGGGTCTCCTGACAACAGGGAGAATGGTCGGGAGAAGAATGCCAGGCATTCTGTCTTCTCCGGTGCTGACGTCTTTTTTTCCGGGAGGCCGGTGGGTCGGGTAAAGGAGAGCGAAGAAATGCGGCACAAAAAATATGTCTATTTCTTTGGCGGCGGTAAAGCTGAAGGATCCGGCAACATGAAAGAACTCTTAGGAGGGAAAGGGTCGGGATTGGCCGAAATGACCAACCTGAAAATTTCCGTGCCTTCAGGGTTCACGATTACGACCGAGGCCTGTGTGGAATATTTTTATTCAAAAAAACGCTTTCCAGCCGGGATGTGGGATCAAGCGCTGAATGGCCTGCGGCAGGTCGAAAAAACCATGAAGGCCAGACTCGGCGATCCGGACAATCCATTGCTGGTGTCGGTACGGTCCGGGGCACGAGCGTCCATGCCCGGTATGATGGATACGGTATTGAATCTCGGCCTCAACCAACAGACGGTTCAGGGTTTAGGCAAAAAAACCGGCAATCAACGGTTTGCCGTAGATGCGTACCGGCGTTTCATCACCATGTTTGGCAGCGTGGTGATGGGCATTCCCCGTGAGCGGTTTGAACATAGCCTGGAAGCCATGAAACAGGCGCATGGGGTCAAGCATGATACCGATTTGTCTGAACAGGCCTTGGCGGAGTTAGTGGTTCAATATCAGGAATTGGTTAAAACCGAGACAGCACGAGACTTTCCGCAAGATCCCTTTGAACAACTCCGGATGGCGGTGGATGCGGTGTTTGATTCCTGGTTCGGGGATCGTGCCGTGACGTATCGCCGGCTCTACGATATACCCGATGAATGGGGAACGGCCGTCAATGTCCAGTCCATGGTATTTGGCAACATGGGGGACACCAGTGGAACGGGGGTGGCCTTCACCCGAAATCCGGCAAACGGCGTCCCGGTCTTTTTTGGCGAATGTCTGTTGAATGCCCAAGGCGAGGATGTTGTGGCCGGGATTCGAACTCCCATGCCGGTGTTGGCGTTACAAGACACGTTACCGGGAGCGTACAAGGATCTCATCAAGACCCAGCGTACTCTGGAAAAACATTACCGGGACATGCTCGATCTGGAATTCACGATCCAAGAGGGCAAACTGTATATGTTGCAAACCCGGGTTGGAAAACGGACCGGGATCGCTGCGGTTCGAATTGCCGTGGATATGGTTCGTCAGGGACTCATCGACCGGAGAGAAGCGGTCAAACGGGTCGCGCCCGAACAACTCTCTCAATATTTGTACCCCATATTCGAAAGCAGTGATGAAGCCAAATTTCAGTCGGTCGGGAAGGGACTTCCGGCTGGTCCGGGAGCGGCGGCCGGGCATATTGCTCTCACTCCGGATCAAGCGGTGGCCATGAAGGCCAAGGGCGAACGTGCCATTCTGGTCCGTCATGAAACCAGTCCTGATGATATTCAGGGGATGCATGCAGCCGAAGGATTTCTTACGGCGAAGGGCGGAATGACATCGCATGCGGCCGTGGTGGCCCGTCAGATGGGAAAAGTCTGTATCGCCGGTTGTGATGCCGTGGAGGTCTTGCCAAATGGAAAGGTCCAGTTTGGGTCCATGGTTCTGTCCGAAGGAGACTTTCTCTCCTTGAACGGGTTTACCGGACAGGTTTATGCGGGGGACATCCCGGTAGTGGATTCCGAAGTGATCCAGGTCATTCAGGGAAGAATGGATCCGAAAGATTCCGAAAAATATCAGTATTTTTCCACGATTTTAAAATGGGCCGATGCGTTTAGAGTGCTCAAGATCCGGTCCAATGCGGACATTCCCGAGCAGGCGCACATTGCGCGAGGATTCGGGGCCGAGGGCATCGGCCTCTGCCGGACGGAGCACATGTTCTTTGCCGAAGACCGGGTACCCATCATGCAGCAGATGATCCTGGCATCTTCAAGAGAAGAACGGGAGCTGTATTTAGAGCAACTTCTTCCCCTTCAACGGCAGGATTTTATCGGACTCTATCGGGAAATGAAGGGATATCCCGTCACGATTCGCTTACTCGATCCTCCCCTCCACGAGTTTTTACCCAAACGAGAACATCTCCTGGTTGAAATCGCGAAATTGGAAGTGACCAATGGAGACCCTCAAGTCATTCAGGAGAAACAGCGCATCCTGGATCGAGTCGAAGAGTTACATGAATATAACCCCATGCTGGGTCTTCGTGGATGTCGGCTTGGGATTACCATGCCGGAAATTACCCGCATGCAGGTTCAGGGGATTTTTGAAGCGGCCTGTGAAGTGGCGCGCGAGGGCAAAAAGATTGTGCCGGAGATTATGATTCCGTTGGTGGGGATGCCGTCAGAGATGAAAGCCCAAAAGGAGCTGATTCAAGACGTGGCGGAAAAGACCATGGCGGAATATGGCATGAAGTTGAGTTACTTGATCGGCACCATGATCGAGCTGCCTCGTGCGGCGGTAACGGCAGGGCGAATCGCCGAACATGCTGAATTCTTTTCCTTTGGGACCAATGATCTGACTCAAACGACATTCGGGTTTTCGCGCGATGATGCAGGACCCTATATCGGCTTTTATCTGGATCGCCAGGACCGGTGTCCGGTCTGCCAACGGACCAACGTCGATTGGAAGAAAATGGTATGCCGGATGTGTAAGGCTACGATCGACAAAAAAGCCGAAAATATTTTGGAGGCGGATCCCTTCGCGGTATTGGATCAGGAAGGGGTTGGAGCCTTAATGAAATGGGCGATTCAGGAAGGGCGGAAGACCCGCCCGTTAATTAAACTTGGAATCTGCGGAGAGCATGGGGGTGAACCGAGTTCCGTGGCTTTTTGTCATGAATTAGGCCTCAACTATGTGAGCTGTTCGCCTTACCGAGTGGCGATTGCACGCCTCGCTGCCGCTCAAGCGGCAGTAGCGGTGCTCGAACGTGAGGAGAGTCAACGTGAGTCTCGATCAACGTTTCGCATAGTCAACAAATCCCGGGCGGTGTCCTCCAAATCCGGTTCCGCTAAAACGCCTAAAAAGGCGCCAACAAAGAAAACGACAGGAAAAAAAGTCACGACCAGGAAAGTCGTGGCTGGGAAGAAACCGGCCACAAAAAAATCAGCCCCAAAGAAACCGGCGGCGAAGAGCACCGTGAAGAAAAATGTCGTGACAAAGACAACAGGCAAGAAGAGTACATCCAAGAAAAAGGCTTCTCCCTCTCCTAGACGTAAAAAACCGACTGCGGCTGCTAAAAGGCGGTGACGTCCGTCCCATCAGATAACACTTTCATGAAGCGAGCCCTTTCCCTCGCCGCCAAAGGGAAAGGGCGTACGAGTCCCAATCCCATGGTAGGGGCTGTGATCGTCAAGGATGGGCAGATCGTCGGAGAAGCCTATCACCGTCAGTCCGGCGAACCTCATGCAGAAGTATTAGCCCTCCATCAAGCGGGCCCTCGAGCGCGAGGGGGCGTCCTCTATGTAACGTTAGAACCCTGTTGCCATACCCACAAGCGCACGCCTCCCTGTGTCCCTCTCCTTATTCAGTCCGCGCTAGCACGGATATGCGTGGCGATGATCGATCCCAATCCACAGGTCAATGGACGGGGGCTTCAACAACTCAAGCACGCGAATATTCCCGTGTCGGTTGGCATGTTAGAACAGGAGGCCAGAAACCTGAATGAGGTCTATGCATATTGGATTACGACCGGACGCCCATTGGTAACCCTCAAAGGGGCCATGACGTTGGATGGAAAATTGGCGACCGCCACCGGCGAGTCACGGTGGATCACAGGTGAACGCGCCCGACAGGATGTCCATCGTCTGCGTAACCGGATGGATGCGATTCTGGTGGGAGTGGGCACGGTCATTGCCGACGATCCTGAATTATCTGCCAGAGGAAAAACGATGACCAACAGGCGGGTGGGACGGCAACCGGTGAGAGTCATTCTCGATAGCCGATTGCGCATTCCCTCCAATGCCAAGGTGTTGCAATGGGTGGAGGAGCAGCCCACCATTTTGTGTACGACCACACAGGCTCCAGTCAAAAAAATCGAGCACTTTGAAAAACGTGGCATTCAGGTGTGGGTGTTGCCTGGGCAAGCGGGACGCGTCTCGTTGAAAGCCTGTCTTGCTCGATTAGGAAAACAGGGTACCACATCGGTCCTCATCGAAGGCGGCAGTAAGGTGAATGCGACTGCGCTTCACCAGGGATTGGTGAATCGGGTAAGATTGTATACGGCTCCAATGCTGCTGGGTGGGCAGGATGCCATTGGCCTCATCGGCGGACTGTCGCCGAAAAAAATTGATCGAGCCTGGCCACTCGCGGATTGCCAACTCAAAAAGCTCGGGAAGGATTGGCTCATGACGGGAACAATTGAGCCACGACGGTGAGGGTCTACTAAGTCATCGATAACGGGCAGGCTGACGGTGTCTGCGATTCATTACCATAGAGAATACTCCAATCGTGTGCAGTACAGAGAAACCGGGGAGATCGCGCTCATGTCCAATCTCAATAAAGTTGACGAGCAGTATTTAGCATTAGCAGTAGATCTCTTAGAAACCCCCAGCTTTGCAGCTAAAGTCACGAATCTCATCGGAGGGCCGGTCGAACGGGCCATCACCATGTTGCCCGAGGGATTCTCCAACAAACTTCTGACGACCACGCAAAAAGCTTTGAATAAAGCGTTAAATCTGGCCGTGTCCAGTATAAATGAACGGTATCGGGGTAAGCCGGCAAATGGGGCTCACCGGGTATTGACGACCGTCAGCGGTGCAATCGGGGGATCGATGGGGCTCATGGCGTTGAGCGTAGAATTGCCGATCTCGACGACACTGATGTTGCGCTCTATCGCGGATATCGCGAGAAGTGAGGGAGAACCGATTATGGAGGCCGAGAGCAAGCTGGCCTGTTTGGAGGTGTTCGCCATGGGAGGCACCAGTCAAGCGGATGACGGGGCGGAAACGGGATATTTTGCAGTGAGGGCGGCGTTGGCGGGTGCGATGACCGAAGCGGGCAAGTATCTGCTTGAACGTGGCTTGGCGGGGTCAGGCGCTCCGCCATTGGTCAGACTTCTGTCTGAAATTGCCTCACGGTACAGTATCCAAGTATCAGAAAAAGCTGCCGCCCAGGCAATCCCGTTGCTGGGGGCCGCAGGAGGAGCCACCATCAATTTTCTGTTTATGGAACATTTCCAAAATATGGCGCGTGGCCATTTTATCGTCCGACGTTTGGAACGTATCCATGGCAAAGAGGCCGTGAAGGACGCGTACCGCCAAGTTGCCGCCAGGAATTAGATTTGTCGCTTTCTGGTTCGTCCTATCCGCCGGTTGTGAGCCGGTATCCACCTGAATGAATTGCAGGAAGCTCGCACTGGGGATATTGGGGATCATACCGAATATAGGATTCTACGGCCTACAGCGCTCATTCATCTGAACAGATGAATCCTGATGGGGTCCATTGAACGTCTGCGAATGACAAGAATACCAGGGGGGAGACATCCTCAACAGAATCGTCATGCTGAGCAGCGCGAAGCATCTAGCTGAGCCCTTTCGACTTCGCTCAGGGCAGGCATGGCCTTTTGGGCTGGGCTCAGATCCTTTGTTGCTCTCGAGATGACAAGGAAAGGCGCGGAGCCTTCTAGAGCCTGTTCTGAGCTTGCCCGAAGAACTTGTACTGAGAGCAACGTCGAAGGGCTCGAACAATAATTTCCGTATGATCCTCAAAAAAGTCTATTTCGAGTTCAGCGATTACTCCACTCCATATATCTTCTACGAAGATCCCGCATAGCCCGACTACTTCTTTTATTCCTTCCCTGCTATTGATGTAGCGACGACCCGGTGGGTCGTCTATCCAAATCGCAGGTTACATTATTGCCCGTGTTTGGCATAATCCCCGGAGCGTGACCATCTCCTCATTTAAGAGTAGGGAAAAAGCCAAGCCTATGGACCCGGTGACAATAAGTAGTCTACTCGCAGCGGCGGCAGGAGCCTTGGGCGGTGAGGCGGTGAAAGATGCCTATAAAGTGACGAAGCAAGCGATCAAGGACCTGTTTGGCCAGGATGAAGATCTGCTCGAAGCCTTGGATGATGTCGAAGCCAAACCTCAATCCCGGTTAAAACAAGAAACTTTGCAAGGACAAATTGAAAAACACGACTTTTCTCAGAACCGAGAACTGCTTCAGCACCTTGCCGAATTAGAACGCCTCTTGATCCAAAAAGAATTGTATGTTTCCACCACATACTCTGCCACGCAATCGGGTTCCGGCGGTCTGGCGCAAGGGCCAGGAGCGATTGCCGCCGGTGCTGGAGGCGTGGCGGTCGGCCGCGACGTGCATGGTTCCATTTATATAAACCCTCCTGCCGCCGACCCTGTACAAAAAGCCAAGCATCGATATCTCGAACGGCTCATCAATGAATTCCAAATCTTGCCTCTTGCCGCTATGGGAGGTGGAGATGAACTGAAGGGAGAGGTGACGCTGGATCAAGTCTATATTGAACTGGATACGCAAACTCCCCTTGCTGAGATAATCAGTCCCGCGCATTCAGAGCAAATTCTTAGGGCACAGAGCCCTCCAGGGGCAGCAGAAAGAGAAGTCTACACGGCGTTGGACATTGTCACCAAGACGAAGAAAGTCCTGTTGTTAGGTGGGCCTGGGAGTGGAAAGAGTACGTTTGCAAAAAAACTCTGCGCAAAAATGGCCCTAGCGCAGCTAAACAATGAAAAAGTGCTTGAAGGTTGGGAGTCTACTACCTTTCCGCTCTTTCTTACCCTTCGCCACGTTGTCCAGGAATTAGGTAAGGTTGATCTCAAGAGTTGTCCTCCGGAACAACAGGATCATCGTTTGGCGGATGTGCTGTTTCAAGCCTGGTGTAAGCAGTTTGGTCCAGACCAGAAGAGTGCGACGGACAGCTTAGAAGAGTCGTTACT
The sequence above is a segment of the Nitrospira sp. MA-1 genome. Coding sequences within it:
- the ppdK gene encoding pyruvate, phosphate dikinase: MRHKKYVYFFGGGKAEGSGNMKELLGGKGSGLAEMTNLKISVPSGFTITTEACVEYFYSKKRFPAGMWDQALNGLRQVEKTMKARLGDPDNPLLVSVRSGARASMPGMMDTVLNLGLNQQTVQGLGKKTGNQRFAVDAYRRFITMFGSVVMGIPRERFEHSLEAMKQAHGVKHDTDLSEQALAELVVQYQELVKTETARDFPQDPFEQLRMAVDAVFDSWFGDRAVTYRRLYDIPDEWGTAVNVQSMVFGNMGDTSGTGVAFTRNPANGVPVFFGECLLNAQGEDVVAGIRTPMPVLALQDTLPGAYKDLIKTQRTLEKHYRDMLDLEFTIQEGKLYMLQTRVGKRTGIAAVRIAVDMVRQGLIDRREAVKRVAPEQLSQYLYPIFESSDEAKFQSVGKGLPAGPGAAAGHIALTPDQAVAMKAKGERAILVRHETSPDDIQGMHAAEGFLTAKGGMTSHAAVVARQMGKVCIAGCDAVEVLPNGKVQFGSMVLSEGDFLSLNGFTGQVYAGDIPVVDSEVIQVIQGRMDPKDSEKYQYFSTILKWADAFRVLKIRSNADIPEQAHIARGFGAEGIGLCRTEHMFFAEDRVPIMQQMILASSREERELYLEQLLPLQRQDFIGLYREMKGYPVTIRLLDPPLHEFLPKREHLLVEIAKLEVTNGDPQVIQEKQRILDRVEELHEYNPMLGLRGCRLGITMPEITRMQVQGIFEAACEVAREGKKIVPEIMIPLVGMPSEMKAQKELIQDVAEKTMAEYGMKLSYLIGTMIELPRAAVTAGRIAEHAEFFSFGTNDLTQTTFGFSRDDAGPYIGFYLDRQDRCPVCQRTNVDWKKMVCRMCKATIDKKAENILEADPFAVLDQEGVGALMKWAIQEGRKTRPLIKLGICGEHGGEPSSVAFCHELGLNYVSCSPYRVAIARLAAAQAAVAVLEREESQRESRSTFRIVNKSRAVSSKSGSAKTPKKAPTKKTTGKKVTTRKVVAGKKPATKKSAPKKPAAKSTVKKNVVTKTTGKKSTSKKKASPSPRRKKPTAAAKRR
- a CDS encoding EcsC family protein, encoding MSNLNKVDEQYLALAVDLLETPSFAAKVTNLIGGPVERAITMLPEGFSNKLLTTTQKALNKALNLAVSSINERYRGKPANGAHRVLTTVSGAIGGSMGLMALSVELPISTTLMLRSIADIARSEGEPIMEAESKLACLEVFAMGGTSQADDGAETGYFAVRAALAGAMTEAGKYLLERGLAGSGAPPLVRLLSEIASRYSIQVSEKAAAQAIPLLGAAGGATINFLFMEHFQNMARGHFIVRRLERIHGKEAVKDAYRQVAARN
- the ribD gene encoding bifunctional diaminohydroxyphosphoribosylaminopyrimidine deaminase/5-amino-6-(5-phosphoribosylamino)uracil reductase RibD encodes the protein MKRALSLAAKGKGRTSPNPMVGAVIVKDGQIVGEAYHRQSGEPHAEVLALHQAGPRARGGVLYVTLEPCCHTHKRTPPCVPLLIQSALARICVAMIDPNPQVNGRGLQQLKHANIPVSVGMLEQEARNLNEVYAYWITTGRPLVTLKGAMTLDGKLATATGESRWITGERARQDVHRLRNRMDAILVGVGTVIADDPELSARGKTMTNRRVGRQPVRVILDSRLRIPSNAKVLQWVEEQPTILCTTTQAPVKKIEHFEKRGIQVWVLPGQAGRVSLKACLARLGKQGTTSVLIEGGSKVNATALHQGLVNRVRLYTAPMLLGGQDAIGLIGGLSPKKIDRAWPLADCQLKKLGKDWLMTGTIEPRR